A stretch of DNA from Acidobacteriota bacterium:
GCGCTCGAGCTGCCGCTGCTCGGGTACGTCGCGGCCGGCATGCCGGTCGAAGCGGTCGCCACGGCGGAGACGATTGCCGTGCCGGAGGATCTCGTCGGCAAGCGCGAGAGCTACGTGCTGCGCGTGCGCGGCGAGTCGATGATCGACGAGCACATCCGCGACGGGGACTTCGTCATCGTCGAGGATCGCAAGACGGCCGACAACGGCGAGATGGTCATCGCGCTCGTGCGCGGCACCGACGTCACCCTGAAGAAGTTCTACCGCGACAACGGCCGCATCCGGCTGCAGCCGGCGAACCCGGCGATGCAGCCCCTCTACTTCGACGCGGCCGACGTCCAGGTGCAGGGCGTCGTCGTCGGCATCATGCGAAAATACTGAGCGATGTCGAAACCCATCAACTTCACGATCGTGCCGGACGAGCCGGCCGATCCCGTGCAGGGGCGCCGCGAGTACGCCAACTTCTGCGCCGTCGCCCACACGCCGTTCGATCTGACGTTGACCTTCTGCGACGTCCGGCCGCTGTCGGAGCGGGATCTGAAGTCCGCCGAAGCCTCGCAGACCGTCCGCGTTCCGGTGGTCGCGCGTGTCGCGCTGCCGTTCAACGTCGTGCCCGGCCTGATCGCCGCGCTCCAGGAGCAGATGCGCGCGCTCCAGGACGCCCAGGCGCAGGAGCCGTCGAGCTGGCCCAAGGGCCCGCTGCACTGAGCGTCGCCTCGATGCCTCGCGCCACACGGGCGCCCGCCGCGCCGGCCCGCGATCTGGCCGTCCGAGTCTTCGACCGGCTCGACGCCCAGCATCCGAACGCCACGACGGAGCTGCACTACCGAACGCCGTTCGAGCTGCTCGTGGCGACGATCCTCTCCGCCCAGTCGACCGACGCCGGCGTCAATACGGTCACGCCGGCGCTGTTCGAGAAGTACCCGGACGCCACGCGGCTCGCGCAGGCGACGTCGGCCGAGCTCGAGCCCCTGATTCACGCCACCGGCTTCTTCCGGATGAAAGCGAAAGCGCTCATCGGCATGGCCCGAGGGCTCGTCGAGAAACACCACGGCGACGTCCCGGCGTCGATGGATGCGCTGGTCGAGCTGCCCGGCGTGGGCCGCAAGACCGCCAACGTGGTCCTCGGGCACGCGCTGGGCGTGCCCGGCCTGCCGGTGGACCGGCACGTGCTGCGCGTGTCGAACCGCATCGGCCTCGTCGCGAGCGAGGATCCGGTGAAAGTCGAACAGGCCCTGTGCGCGCTGCTGCCGCCCGATCGCTGGACGCGCGCCTCCGATGTGTTGATCCTGCACGGCCGCCGCGTCTGCCGGCCGACACCGCTCTGCGATCGCTGCCTCGTGCGAGACGACTGCCGGTACTATCGGACGCTCGGCGCGAAGCGCGCGCCGCGCGCGGTGGCCGCCGGCCGGCGCCGGACGCGATGACGCGCGCGCGGTTCCAGGCTCTCGTGGACGAGGCGCTCGCCTCGATTCCGAAGCGATTTCGCGACGCCCTTCAGAACATCGCCATCGTCGTCGAGGACGAGCCGACGGCGGTGCAGCTCGCCGAGGTCGGCCTCGAGCCGCCCGACACGCTGCTCGGGTTGTACGAAGGCACGCCGCTCACCGAACGCGCGTGGGCGCACGGCAACACGCTTCCCGACAAGGTGACGCTCTTCCAGCGTTCCATCGAGGACGCCTCCGACGACGAGGACGACGTCGTCGTCGCGATCGGCGAGACGCTGATCCACGAGATCGGCCACTACTTCGGCCTGTCGGAACAGGAGATCGAGGAGATCGAAGAGCAGTACTGGCGAGGCGACGCCGACGACGATGCGTGACGCTCCCCGACGGCCGATCAAGCGGCTCGGGCAGCATTTCCTCTCGCCGGCCTGGGCCGCCAAGGTCGTGGACGCGATCGCGCCGCAGCCGGGCGACGTGTTCCTGGAGATCGGCTCCGGCACCGGCGCGCTGACGCGTCCGCTCGCGGCGCGCGGCGTGCCGATCGTCGCGATCGAGATCGACAAGCGCCTCGCGAGCGACCTCGCCCGCGACGCACCGCCGAACGTCACGGTCTGGTCGGGCGACATCCTCGAGATGAACGTGGTCCCGCTCCTGCTCGGGCTGCGGCCGCAGCGCCCGCCAGGCGCGCCGACGGTCGACGGCCCTGGCCCCCGCTTTCGCATCGCTGGCAACCTGCCGTACTACATCGCGTCGCCCATCCTCTTCAGGCTCGTGGATCTGTACCGGGAGCACCGCCTGTTTCACGATGCGACGGTCATGGTGCAGCGCGAAGTCGCCGATCGGCTGCTCGCGCGGCCCCGCTCGAAAGACTACGGTGTGCTGACGATTCTCCTGTCGCTGCACAGCCGGATCACCAGGCTGCTCGATCTGCCGCCCGGCGCGTTCACTCCCGCACCGAAGGTGCGCTCGTCGGTCGTGCGGCTGGAGTTCGGCCCTCCGTCCGTCCGGATCGTGAACGAGCGGATGTTCGAGCAGGTCGTGAAGGCGATGTTCTCCAAGCGGCGGAAGACGCTGGCCAACGCGCTGAAGGCGTGCTCGCCGACGGCACCGGCCGCGCTGGCGCAGGCGGGCGTGGACCCGCGGCGGCGAGCCGAGACGCTGTCGCTCGACGAAATCGCGAGGATCGTCGAGGCCATCGCTGTGGCCGGGCGCCCGCCCGTGCTATAGTTTCCGCGGTTTTCCCGCCTGTTCCGGGGTCCCTCCCAGCGGCCCTTTGCAGCCGGAACCAGTGGTCCATGGTGTGTCTCACGCCATGGGTGCCGGTGCGTCGTGCGCGCGGTTCGCGGGCACGTGCGCCGTGGTCCGGAAAGAAGGGTGTCGTACTCGATGACGAACGACGCGGCGTCCGCGCCGCCGGTTGATCTCGTGCCGCTTGGCGGGCTCGGCGAGTTCGGCATGAACATGCTGCTCGTCGCGCACGGCGACGTCGCGTTCATCGTCGACGCTGGCGTCATGTTCCCCGGCCCCGAGCTGTTCGGCGTCGACCTCGTCATCCCGGATCTGTCCGTCCTGGCTCCGTACCGCGGGCGCCTTCGCGCGCTCGTGCTGACGCACGGCCACGAAGATCACATCGGCGCGGTCGCGCACGTCCTGCCCTATCTGGACGGGCCGGTCTACGGGTCGAAGTTCACGCTGGCGCTCGTCGAGCCCAAGCTGCAGGAACGGGGCATCGACGCGGCCGACCGGCTGGTGGCGGTCGGCCCGCGCGACCGCATCGCGATCGGCCCCATCACGATCGAGTTCCTCCGCGTCACGCACAGCGTGCCCGACTGCCTGGCGCTCGCAATCCACACGCCGGCGGGCACGATCGTGCACACGGGCGACTTCAAGATCGACCAGACGCCCATCGACGGCGCGGCCTTCGACTTCCATCGCTTCGCCGAGCTCGGCGCGAGCGGCGTGCTCGCCCTCTTGTCGGACAGCACGAACGCCGACCGCCCGGGCTTCACCGGCTCCGAACGCGAGGTCATCGACGGGTTCGAGGAGGTCTTCAGCAGCGCCCCCGGCAAGATCGTCGTGACGTCGTTCGCGACGAGCGTCTACCGGATGCAGTTGCTCGTCGATCTGGCCGAGCAGTTCGACCGCAAAGTCGCGTTCGTGGGGCGCGGCATGCAGCAGACGTCCCAGATCGCGGAGCGGCTCGGTTATCTGACGATCCCCGGTGGGCTCCAGATTCGGGATGCCGACGTGCGCGACTACCCTGCCGAGGACGTGCTCTGCCTCTGCACCGGGTCGCAGGGCGAGCCGCTGGCCGCCCTGCCGCGGATCGCGATCGACGACCACCGGTACGTCAGCCTGGGCACCGACGACGTCGTGGTGTTTTCGGCGCGCGTGATTCCTGGCAACGAGAAGGCGGTCGGCCGCGTCATGAACCACGTCGCCCGGCGCGGGGCCGACATCGTCTTCGACGGCCAGAAGCACGTCCACGTCTCTGGGCACGGAAGCCAGGAGGAGCTGAAGCTGATGCTGTCCCTGGTGAAGCCGAAATTCTTCGTGCCGATACACGGAGAGTACCGGCAGCTTGCCCGTCACGCGCGCATGGCGACGCTCGTCTCGCCCGCCACGTCCGTCGTCATGGCCGAGGACGGCGAGGTGCTGCGGCTCGACGCCGGGAGCCTGCAGGTCGCCGACCGGGTGGCGGCCGGCCGCGTGCTCATCGACGGCACGCGGACGGGCGAGATCATGGACGACGTGTTGCGCGACCGAAAGCACCTGGCGAGCGACGGTCTCGTGGTGTCGGTGGTGGCGATCAACGGCCAGACCGGCGCGCTCGAGCAGACGCCCGAGATCATCACGCGCGGGCTGGCCATCGATCCGAGACACGAGGCCATGCTGCGCGAGGCGCCGGCTCTCGTCGCGCGCGCGATCGAGAGCGCTCCGCGCGAGGAGCGGACCGATCCGGGGCTCGTGACCGAGCGGCTCCGGCAGGAGCTGCAGCGGCTGTTCCGCAAGCGCGCCGGCCGCCGGCCGCTCGTGCTGCCCGTCGTGATGGAGGTCTGAGACGTCGTGGCGCAGTCTGCCCTCTCACGTCGTGTCAGCGAGTTCACCGGCGTCGTGCTGTTCGCCGCGTCGCTCATCTGGGTGCTCGCGCTCGTGACGCACAGCGACGGCGACCCGGTCTGGTTCTTCAACGACATCCAGTCGACGCGGGTCGACAACTTCGTCGGCCGCTTCGGCGCGTTCCTGTCGCTCGCCTCGCTGCAACTGATTGGCTACCCGGCCATGCTCCTGCCGTGCGTCCTCGGCGTGATCGCGTGGCACTACTTCTGGTGCCGTGAAATGGACGCCGGCTACACGAAGCTCTTCGGGGCGGCGCTGTTCATCAGTTGCCTCGCGGCGCTGCTCTCGCTCGCGGTCGTGGCGGTCGACGCGAGTGGGCCGCACGCGGGTGGCGGCCTGATCGGGTCGGCGCTCGCGTCGGGGCTCTCGCGCTACCTCAACCGGACGGGCGCGACCATCCTGCTGATCACGCTGATGGCGCTCTCGATCATCGTCTCCACGCAGTTCTCGTTCGGCCGCGCCGCGGAAACCCTGGCGCGCCGAGTGCGCAGCGGCCCGACGCTCTTCGATCGCTGGCGCGAATGGCGCGCCGACCGGGAGCGCGCGCAGCAGCGGCGCCAGGTCATCGAAAAGCACGTGAAGAAGGCGGGCAAGGAGCGCGCGCCCGAGATCGCGACGCGGGCACAGGACGCCGCTGAGAAGCTCCGGGCCGCGCGCGCGCGCACGGCCGACGACGAGGTCGCCGACGGGCCGCCCGCCCGCGCCGCGGCGCCGCCAGCCATCCGGCGCCCCGAACGCGCCGGCGCGCCACAGCCCCAGCCGCTTCCCCTCGCCGACGCCGCACCCAGAACGCCCGCCGAACGGCGGCAGGACGGCTACACGACGCCGCCGCTCACGCTGCTCGATGCCCCGAAGGAGCACCAGAAGATCGACGAGCGCGAGCTGATGGAATCGGCGCGCCTGCTCGAAGAGAAGTGCCGCGAGTTCAGCGTCGAAGGCCGGGTGGTGCAGATCCATCCCGGCCCGGTCGTCACGACCTACGAGTTCAAACCCGACGCCGGCGTGAAGTACAGCCGGATCACCGGCCTGGCCGACGACCTCTGCCTCGCGATGCAGGCCGAGTCGGTGCTGATCGAACGGATCCCAGGCAAATCGACCGTCGGCATCCAGATCCCCAACCGCAACCGCGAGCCGATCACGCTCCGCGAGCTGCTCGAGTCGGAGAACTACGTGAAAGCCCCGTCGCGGCTGAGCATGGCGCTCGGCAAGGGCATTCACGGCGAGCCGTTCGTCGGAGACCTCGCGACCATGCCGCATCTGCTCATCGCCGGATCGACGGGCGCCGGCAAGTCCGTGAGCGTCAACGCGATGGTGAGCAGCATGCTGTTCCGGTCGACGCCGGACGAAGTGCGGTTCATCATGATCGACCCGAAGCGGCTCGAGCTCGGCATGTACGAGGACATCCCGCACCTGCTCACGCCGGTCGTCGTCGATCCGAAGCAGGCGGCGAACGCGCTGCGGTGGGCCGTCCGCGAGATGGAGGAGCGCTACAAGTCGCTCGCGGCCGTCGGCGTCCGGAACATCGACCAGTTCAACCGCAACGTGAAGGCCATGCTCGCCGAGCAGAAGGACGCGAAGGCGCCGGACGGCGGCGAGCTCAAACCGCTGCCGTACATCGTCGTCATCATCGACGAGCTGGCGGATCTGATGATGGTGGCCGGCAAGGAGGTCGAGGAGTCGATCGCCCGGCTCGCGCAGATGGCGCGCGCCGTCGGCATCCACC
This window harbors:
- the lexA gene encoding transcriptional repressor LexA gives rise to the protein MQPLTKRQREILDYLEEFIHQHGYAPSLEEIGARFNLSSLATVHKHLTNLQEKGFIRRSWNRSRSVELLSAPAAHRALELPLLGYVAAGMPVEAVATAETIAVPEDLVGKRESYVLRVRGESMIDEHIRDGDFVIVEDRKTADNGEMVIALVRGTDVTLKKFYRDNGRIRLQPANPAMQPLYFDAADVQVQGVVVGIMRKY
- a CDS encoding DUF3467 domain-containing protein, which codes for MSKPINFTIVPDEPADPVQGRREYANFCAVAHTPFDLTLTFCDVRPLSERDLKSAEASQTVRVPVVARVALPFNVVPGLIAALQEQMRALQDAQAQEPSSWPKGPLH
- the nth gene encoding endonuclease III, producing the protein MPRATRAPAAPARDLAVRVFDRLDAQHPNATTELHYRTPFELLVATILSAQSTDAGVNTVTPALFEKYPDATRLAQATSAELEPLIHATGFFRMKAKALIGMARGLVEKHHGDVPASMDALVELPGVGRKTANVVLGHALGVPGLPVDRHVLRVSNRIGLVASEDPVKVEQALCALLPPDRWTRASDVLILHGRRVCRPTPLCDRCLVRDDCRYYRTLGAKRAPRAVAAGRRRTR
- a CDS encoding metallopeptidase family protein, which gives rise to MTRARFQALVDEALASIPKRFRDALQNIAIVVEDEPTAVQLAEVGLEPPDTLLGLYEGTPLTERAWAHGNTLPDKVTLFQRSIEDASDDEDDVVVAIGETLIHEIGHYFGLSEQEIEEIEEQYWRGDADDDA
- the rsmA gene encoding ribosomal RNA small subunit methyltransferase A; its protein translation is MRDAPRRPIKRLGQHFLSPAWAAKVVDAIAPQPGDVFLEIGSGTGALTRPLAARGVPIVAIEIDKRLASDLARDAPPNVTVWSGDILEMNVVPLLLGLRPQRPPGAPTVDGPGPRFRIAGNLPYYIASPILFRLVDLYREHRLFHDATVMVQREVADRLLARPRSKDYGVLTILLSLHSRITRLLDLPPGAFTPAPKVRSSVVRLEFGPPSVRIVNERMFEQVVKAMFSKRRKTLANALKACSPTAPAALAQAGVDPRRRAETLSLDEIARIVEAIAVAGRPPVL
- a CDS encoding ribonuclease J, translating into MTNDAASAPPVDLVPLGGLGEFGMNMLLVAHGDVAFIVDAGVMFPGPELFGVDLVIPDLSVLAPYRGRLRALVLTHGHEDHIGAVAHVLPYLDGPVYGSKFTLALVEPKLQERGIDAADRLVAVGPRDRIAIGPITIEFLRVTHSVPDCLALAIHTPAGTIVHTGDFKIDQTPIDGAAFDFHRFAELGASGVLALLSDSTNADRPGFTGSEREVIDGFEEVFSSAPGKIVVTSFATSVYRMQLLVDLAEQFDRKVAFVGRGMQQTSQIAERLGYLTIPGGLQIRDADVRDYPAEDVLCLCTGSQGEPLAALPRIAIDDHRYVSLGTDDVVVFSARVIPGNEKAVGRVMNHVARRGADIVFDGQKHVHVSGHGSQEELKLMLSLVKPKFFVPIHGEYRQLARHARMATLVSPATSVVMAEDGEVLRLDAGSLQVADRVAAGRVLIDGTRTGEIMDDVLRDRKHLASDGLVVSVVAINGQTGALEQTPEIITRGLAIDPRHEAMLREAPALVARAIESAPREERTDPGLVTERLRQELQRLFRKRAGRRPLVLPVVMEV
- a CDS encoding DNA translocase FtsK — encoded protein: MALSIIVSTQFSFGRAAETLARRVRSGPTLFDRWREWRADRERAQQRRQVIEKHVKKAGKERAPEIATRAQDAAEKLRAARARTADDEVADGPPARAAAPPAIRRPERAGAPQPQPLPLADAAPRTPAERRQDGYTTPPLTLLDAPKEHQKIDERELMESARLLEEKCREFSVEGRVVQIHPGPVVTTYEFKPDAGVKYSRITGLADDLCLAMQAESVLIERIPGKSTVGIQIPNRNREPITLRELLESENYVKAPSRLSMALGKGIHGEPFVGDLATMPHLLIAGSTGAGKSVSVNAMVSSMLFRSTPDEVRFIMIDPKRLELGMYEDIPHLLTPVVVDPKQAANALRWAVREMEERYKSLAAVGVRNIDQFNRNVKAMLAEQKDAKAPDGGELKPLPYIVVIIDELADLMMVAGKEVEESIARLAQMARAVGIHLILATQRPSVDVITGVIKANLPARIAFRVASRIDSRTILDGNGAEQLLGKGDMLFLPPASSRYIRIHGPYISEQETARLCSFLRKQGKPVYDTSITAEEKPESEKLEFEKDDLYDEAARIVVSTGQASISYLQRRLRIGFSRAARLIDMMEMDGVVSTAAGGKREVLVDQSYFDEVDAQVK